Proteins found in one Nostoc sp. NIES-3756 genomic segment:
- a CDS encoding Ycf34 family protein: MCICVNCHYVDRCVTYNAVETQHQQPHLTETPDFDPNEPSINVNIRTKDDVIEMEWDVVGCLSFKQEMGKWSKLRPGELVPT, translated from the coding sequence ATGTGTATTTGCGTAAACTGCCACTATGTAGACCGTTGTGTGACTTATAATGCCGTAGAAACACAACACCAGCAACCCCATTTAACCGAAACCCCTGATTTCGACCCAAATGAACCCTCTATTAACGTTAACATTCGCACCAAAGATGATGTGATTGAAATGGAATGGGATGTTGTTGGTTGTCTGAGCTTTAAGCAGGAAATGGGTAAATGGTCTAAACTACGTCCAGGTGAGTTAGTACCAACTTGA
- a CDS encoding ChaB family protein — MPYKEIGDLPDSVREHLPKHAQEIFLAAFNNAEQEYDTEESAFRVAWSAVKRDYEKGDNGQWHKKPE; from the coding sequence ATGCCTTACAAAGAGATTGGTGATTTACCAGATTCTGTTAGAGAACACTTACCCAAACACGCGCAAGAGATTTTCTTGGCAGCGTTTAATAACGCTGAACAAGAATACGATACTGAAGAAAGCGCTTTTCGCGTTGCTTGGAGTGCCGTCAAGCGTGACTATGAAAAAGGGGATAATGGACAGTGGCACAAAAAGCCAGAATAG
- a CDS encoding HetP family heterocyst commitment protein, which translates to MNQNTAGITNYNKAINPQQFDKVVEAILAGKYSWACVLMLRFAGYNPLHYIPYRTYNRLLKENSEASKAQQQQDNVKISQTANVARSNANMPSSCLSKIKDLAYLEVVGKQTTEIQGGNLERWLTAQVHEFQDIQLEPQTVSSQDLSFKLSDLDYLNN; encoded by the coding sequence ATGAACCAAAACACCGCAGGCATAACCAACTACAATAAAGCCATCAATCCTCAACAATTTGACAAAGTAGTTGAAGCAATTCTTGCTGGTAAATATTCTTGGGCGTGTGTTTTAATGCTACGCTTTGCCGGGTATAATCCTCTACATTACATTCCCTACCGCACATATAACCGTTTACTCAAGGAAAACTCAGAGGCTAGTAAAGCACAGCAACAACAAGATAATGTAAAAATTAGTCAGACAGCTAATGTAGCTAGGTCAAATGCGAACATGCCATCTAGTTGCTTAAGTAAAATTAAAGACTTAGCTTATCTGGAAGTAGTTGGTAAGCAAACAACAGAAATTCAAGGTGGTAATTTAGAACGCTGGTTAACAGCACAGGTTCATGAGTTTCAAGATATACAGTTAGAACCACAAACTGTATCTAGCCAAGACCTTTCCTTCAAGTTGTCTGACCTAGATTATCTAAACAATTAA
- a CDS encoding polysaccharide pyruvyl transferase family protein, producing the protein MKLYYCKYPEGRQNFGDALNPWLWEQLLPGILDDNPDCTFVGIGTLINDALPRRTPKAELRVIFSTGAGYEKAMPVIDESYHIYCVRGPISAQTLGLSSDLAVTDGALLLRKLVDQSAIPKKYKFSYMPHYNFAGDGWQRVCEQLGFGYISPAWEIEEVLTRIRQTEVLICEAMHGAIVADTLRTPWIAVTSHPSILPLKWQDWCASMKLEYQPYSLSHYYQPRSSKGGWANSNTSTTNKLTDLLTPGRKLQDWLRQKKAAQELSKLVKIAKPSLSSDAQIEEMLSRLESSLEKFKLDFAQGKFRV; encoded by the coding sequence ATGAAACTTTACTATTGCAAATATCCAGAGGGTAGACAAAATTTTGGAGATGCGCTTAATCCTTGGTTGTGGGAGCAGCTGCTTCCGGGTATTTTGGATGATAATCCCGATTGTACCTTTGTTGGTATTGGTACTTTAATTAACGATGCACTTCCACGACGCACCCCCAAGGCAGAATTGCGAGTGATTTTTAGTACGGGTGCAGGCTATGAAAAAGCAATGCCAGTAATTGATGAGTCTTACCATATCTATTGTGTGCGAGGGCCAATCTCAGCACAAACACTGGGTTTAAGTAGTGATTTGGCTGTTACCGATGGCGCACTTTTACTTCGTAAGTTAGTTGATCAAAGTGCCATTCCTAAAAAGTATAAATTCTCTTATATGCCCCACTACAATTTTGCGGGAGATGGTTGGCAAAGAGTTTGTGAGCAATTAGGTTTTGGCTACATCAGTCCAGCTTGGGAAATTGAGGAAGTTTTGACACGCATTCGTCAAACAGAAGTTTTGATTTGTGAAGCCATGCACGGTGCGATCGTTGCGGATACGCTAAGAACACCTTGGATCGCGGTAACAAGTCATCCGTCAATTCTTCCCCTCAAGTGGCAAGATTGGTGCGCTTCTATGAAACTTGAGTATCAGCCTTATTCGCTGAGTCACTATTATCAACCCCGTTCTTCAAAAGGCGGATGGGCTAATAGCAATACTTCTACTACTAATAAATTAACTGATCTCCTAACGCCAGGACGCAAGTTGCAGGACTGGCTACGCCAAAAAAAAGCAGCACAAGAACTTTCTAAGTTAGTGAAAATAGCCAAACCTTCTTTAAGTAGCGATGCTCAAATTGAAGAAATGTTGTCTCGATTAGAAAGTAGTTTAGAAAAGTTTAAACTTGATTTTGCTCAAGGTAAATTTAGGGTTTAA
- a CDS encoding alpha/beta hydrolase — protein MIVSIQKTIDILKKVHQSELEVGLRNAACHSQFFVHTHTTSKVCLFLHGFTAAPYQFQPLGKALFNKGYNVLVPLQPGHGIAGDWNRNNPPPLSTDIKTYQDFVLEWVEIAQTLAEEVVIGGLSTGGTLAAWLALNYPQKVDRALLFTPYLGNYNIIFDLLIKILPIYFEWFNKDASGNFGYKGFRVPALRIFLELGEQLLKQAQNHPSAPILMVCSESDRAVSRSKQQDFFTTVVKQQPKSWYYCFDDSLEIEHRMMTKLEDNDYEELVITLAKAFIGSDLTWRQFQDMAINIVQGEAYEKIQQELNLDPQTSQYLSAMMTQSFGCDNLKCINPQGIGVNSKH, from the coding sequence ATGATAGTGAGCATCCAAAAAACAATAGATATCCTTAAGAAAGTTCATCAATCAGAATTAGAAGTTGGACTGAGGAATGCAGCCTGTCATTCTCAATTTTTTGTTCATACCCACACTACATCCAAAGTTTGTCTTTTTTTACATGGCTTTACGGCAGCACCTTATCAATTTCAGCCATTAGGTAAAGCTTTATTTAACAAAGGATACAACGTCCTGGTTCCCTTACAACCAGGTCACGGAATAGCAGGAGATTGGAACCGCAACAACCCTCCGCCATTATCAACAGACATTAAAACTTATCAAGATTTTGTGTTGGAGTGGGTGGAAATTGCTCAAACACTCGCAGAAGAAGTCGTCATCGGAGGATTATCTACTGGTGGAACTTTAGCAGCTTGGCTAGCGTTGAATTATCCCCAAAAAGTTGACCGTGCGTTATTATTTACGCCTTATTTGGGTAATTATAATATAATATTCGACCTCCTAATTAAGATTTTGCCAATTTACTTTGAATGGTTTAATAAAGACGCTTCTGGTAATTTTGGCTATAAAGGTTTTCGAGTTCCAGCATTACGAATATTTTTGGAATTAGGAGAACAGCTTTTAAAGCAAGCTCAAAATCATCCTTCTGCACCTATTTTAATGGTGTGTAGTGAGAGCGATCGCGCTGTTAGTCGCTCAAAACAGCAGGATTTTTTCACAACAGTAGTCAAGCAACAACCCAAATCATGGTATTACTGCTTCGATGATTCCTTAGAAATCGAACATCGCATGATGACCAAACTAGAAGACAATGATTATGAGGAATTGGTAATTACCTTAGCCAAAGCATTTATAGGTAGTGATTTAACTTGGCGGCAATTTCAAGACATGGCAATTAACATAGTGCAGGGAGAAGCTTACGAAAAAATTCAACAAGAGTTAAATCTTGATCCTCAAACTTCTCAATACCTATCTGCAATGATGACTCAAAGTTTTGGTTGCGATAATCTTAAATGTATCAATCCTCAAGGTATAGGTGTAAACAGTAAACACTAG
- a CDS encoding alpha/beta fold hydrolase, giving the protein MPNVHVNGIDLFYDIKGTGEPLVLISGLLCDHSYWSLINPSLTSQYQVIRLDNRGMGRSSAPDSPYTIRQMADDVAALLDHIGIARVHIGGHSMGGQIAQEFVLTYPQKAQSLLLLSSLAKGDGLFNSIIASWGDLPRHVDLRLYEQVVLPWIFTDTFYSIPGMIDQLIEFAVHYPLPPKSHSIYHQSRAILGCDTTNRLQDILCPTLVLVGKKDILTPVKFSQQLVQAIPHAELMVLDHGGHGFLIESPDAVAGAMLKFLDKLTPIRF; this is encoded by the coding sequence ATGCCAAATGTTCATGTAAATGGAATTGATTTGTTTTACGACATCAAAGGTACAGGAGAACCTTTGGTTTTAATTTCTGGTTTACTGTGTGACCATTCTTATTGGTCGTTAATCAACCCATCCTTAACTTCCCAGTATCAAGTAATTCGTCTAGATAACCGGGGAATGGGGCGCAGTTCTGCCCCTGATAGCCCCTATACTATTAGGCAAATGGCAGATGATGTTGCTGCATTGCTTGATCATATCGGGATTGCTAGGGTACACATAGGCGGTCATTCAATGGGTGGTCAAATTGCTCAAGAATTTGTCTTAACGTACCCCCAAAAAGCCCAAAGTTTGCTACTACTCTCCTCTTTAGCCAAGGGTGACGGCTTGTTTAATAGTATCATCGCCTCATGGGGCGACCTCCCCCGTCATGTGGACTTGAGGCTGTATGAACAGGTTGTATTACCTTGGATTTTCACAGATACTTTCTACTCAATTCCTGGGATGATAGACCAGTTAATTGAATTTGCCGTACACTATCCCTTGCCGCCAAAGAGTCATAGCATCTATCATCAAAGTCGAGCTATTCTGGGTTGCGACACTACAAACCGCCTCCAAGATATCCTCTGTCCTACTTTGGTATTAGTAGGCAAAAAGGATATTCTTACCCCAGTAAAATTTTCCCAACAATTAGTACAAGCCATCCCCCATGCAGAACTGATGGTTTTAGATCATGGTGGTCATGGTTTCTTGATTGAGTCACCAGATGCTGTTGCTGGTGCTATGCTGAAGTTTTTAGATAAGTTAACACCAATTAGATTTTAG
- a CDS encoding ADP-ribosylglycohydrolase family protein, translating to MLGAIAGDIIGSVYEGYSIKTKDFPLFSRQCRFTDDTVLTVAVADVILHSDELPQSSKYIDQFKWYYRRYQYAGYGRNFSNWAKSNSTQAYNSFGNGAAMRVSPIAFAFPDLRTVLEQAKCSAVVTHNHPEGIKGAQATASAIFLARTSHDKAEIKSYIHNTFGYNLDQTLDQIRPNYQYDATCPGSVPQAILAFLESTSFEDAIRNAISLGGDSDTIACITGAIAQAYYGGVPKAIAEQTLSHLNEHLYTITEKFMYKYSI from the coding sequence ATGCTGGGTGCGATCGCGGGTGACATCATCGGTTCAGTCTATGAAGGATACAGTATCAAAACTAAAGACTTTCCCCTGTTTAGCAGGCAATGTCGTTTCACTGATGATACAGTGCTAACTGTGGCAGTGGCAGATGTCATACTGCATTCTGACGAATTACCCCAAAGCAGTAAATACATTGACCAATTCAAATGGTATTATCGCCGTTACCAGTACGCAGGCTATGGGCGGAACTTTAGCAACTGGGCGAAATCTAACAGCACTCAAGCATACAATAGTTTTGGCAATGGTGCAGCCATGCGAGTCAGTCCCATTGCCTTTGCTTTTCCAGATTTGAGAACTGTATTAGAACAAGCTAAATGTAGTGCAGTCGTCACCCATAACCACCCAGAAGGCATCAAAGGCGCACAAGCCACCGCGTCGGCTATCTTTCTGGCTAGAACCAGTCATGATAAAGCCGAGATAAAATCCTACATTCACAATACCTTCGGTTACAACCTAGACCAAACCTTAGACCAAATCAGACCGAATTACCAATACGATGCTACTTGTCCAGGTTCCGTACCCCAAGCAATTCTTGCCTTTTTAGAATCTACCAGCTTTGAAGATGCCATTCGCAACGCCATTTCCTTGGGTGGTGATAGCGATACTATAGCCTGTATAACAGGTGCGATCGCTCAAGCATACTATGGAGGTGTACCAAAAGCGATCGCCGAACAAACCCTATCTCACTTAAATGAGCATTTATACACTATTACAGAAAAATTTATGTATAAATACTCTATATAA
- a CDS encoding DUF433 domain-containing protein → MTPTTNSRYVTRHPEILSGEPIIQGTRTPVRAIVENWRLGIRPEEIPLHLPHLTLAQVFDALSFYLDNQAEINEYIERNHIPDELVHPAIKARLHQK, encoded by the coding sequence ATGACACCTACAACCAACTCTCGCTATGTCACTCGACATCCTGAAATTTTATCAGGTGAACCAATTATTCAAGGAACTAGAACGCCTGTAAGAGCGATTGTTGAAAATTGGCGTTTGGGTATCAGGCCAGAGGAGATACCGTTACATTTACCTCATTTAACTTTAGCTCAAGTATTTGATGCTTTAAGTTTTTACTTAGATAATCAAGCAGAAATCAACGAATATATTGAACGCAATCATATACCAGATGAATTAGTTCATCCTGCTATTAAAGCTAGATTACATCAAAAATGA
- a CDS encoding FdhF/YdeP family oxidoreductase — protein MLPKPKKRWTPQHWASWKPFGIGEQYPNNYWEVFRAMWLSRDRLPYAWEILNKGVCDGCALGTTGMKDWTVDGIHVCNVRLRLLRMNTMPAFDEQILADVSQLRQQKSSELRDLGRLPYPMIRRRGEKGFSRVSWDEALDVISDRIRSTTPDRLSFYVTSRGTVNETYYATQKAVRAMGTNNIDNAARICHSPSTAGLKAALGAGATTCSYKDWIGTDLLVFIGSNVANNQPVTVKYLHYAKKAGTKIVVINTYREPGMERYWVPSIVESALFGTKFAEDFFLVNLGGDMAFLNGTIKHMIGNGWVDESFINNYTSGFSELKAALDNQSWEELERISGASRQEMYAFAKMVGEANKAVFVWSMGITQHECGEDNVKSIINLALTKGFVGREGCGLMPIRGHSGVQGGAEMGCYATVFPGGKPINPENATQLSQHWGFPVPQTQGLIAPEMIDAAYKGELDVLFSVGGNFLEVLPEPDYVEGALKQIPLRVHMDIVLSSQMLVEPADTVVLLPATTRYEVPGGVTETNTERRVIFSPEILGTRIGEARPEWEVFLELARRVKPDLAHKLSFADTASIREEIAQVVPLYAGIQHLQQAGDQFQYGGSHLCFGWNFSTADGKAHFTALTPPQKELPPGHFWVATRRGKQFNSMVQEAKDAITGALREAVLMNPQDAASLGLKDGDKVILRNHLGELAGRVYIAPIQSGNLQVHWPEGNVLLDKTKRSLEGVPDYNAVVSLEKQA, from the coding sequence ATGCTGCCTAAACCCAAGAAAAGATGGACTCCTCAGCACTGGGCAAGTTGGAAACCGTTTGGTATTGGTGAACAGTATCCAAATAATTATTGGGAAGTATTCCGCGCTATGTGGTTATCCCGCGACAGGTTGCCTTATGCGTGGGAGATTTTAAATAAGGGTGTGTGTGATGGTTGTGCTTTAGGAACAACCGGCATGAAAGATTGGACGGTAGATGGTATTCATGTATGCAATGTGCGCTTGCGCCTGTTGCGGATGAATACTATGCCAGCTTTTGATGAGCAAATTCTGGCTGATGTTTCCCAGTTACGCCAGCAAAAAAGCAGCGAATTACGAGATTTAGGCAGGCTACCTTACCCGATGATACGGCGACGGGGGGAGAAAGGTTTTAGCCGTGTGAGTTGGGATGAAGCTTTAGATGTAATTAGCGATCGCATTCGTTCCACCACACCAGACCGTCTCAGTTTTTATGTTACCAGTCGCGGCACTGTCAACGAAACTTATTACGCCACCCAAAAAGCCGTCCGGGCAATGGGGACAAATAATATAGATAATGCGGCTCGTATCTGTCATTCTCCCAGCACAGCAGGGTTAAAAGCTGCTTTGGGTGCAGGGGCTACCACTTGTTCTTATAAGGACTGGATAGGTACTGATTTATTAGTATTTATCGGTTCCAACGTCGCCAACAATCAACCAGTTACGGTTAAATATCTCCACTACGCCAAGAAAGCTGGAACGAAGATTGTCGTCATTAATACCTATCGGGAACCAGGAATGGAACGCTATTGGGTTCCCTCAATTGTGGAAAGTGCTTTATTTGGTACTAAGTTTGCTGAGGATTTTTTCTTAGTGAACTTGGGCGGAGATATGGCTTTTTTGAACGGTACAATCAAGCATATGATTGGTAACGGTTGGGTAGATGAGTCTTTTATCAATAACTACACCTCTGGTTTTAGCGAACTTAAAGCAGCGTTAGATAATCAATCTTGGGAAGAACTAGAAAGAATTTCCGGTGCATCCCGCCAAGAGATGTACGCTTTTGCCAAAATGGTGGGAGAGGCAAATAAAGCCGTATTTGTCTGGAGTATGGGCATTACCCAACACGAATGCGGTGAAGATAACGTCAAAAGTATTATTAATTTAGCCCTAACCAAAGGCTTCGTCGGGCGGGAAGGCTGCGGTTTAATGCCTATTCGCGGTCATTCTGGGGTACAAGGTGGGGCGGAAATGGGCTGTTACGCTACGGTTTTTCCTGGTGGTAAGCCTATCAACCCTGAAAATGCTACCCAACTAAGTCAACATTGGGGGTTTCCCGTCCCCCAAACTCAGGGTTTAATTGCCCCGGAAATGATTGATGCCGCCTATAAGGGAGAATTAGATGTATTGTTTTCTGTGGGCGGTAATTTTCTCGAAGTATTACCAGAACCAGATTATGTGGAAGGCGCATTAAAACAGATACCCTTGCGGGTACACATGGATATTGTGCTGTCGAGTCAGATGTTGGTAGAACCAGCAGATACAGTCGTCCTCTTACCCGCCACTACACGCTACGAAGTTCCTGGGGGAGTCACCGAAACTAACACCGAACGCCGAGTTATTTTCAGCCCAGAAATACTAGGGACACGCATTGGGGAAGCGCGTCCAGAATGGGAAGTTTTTCTAGAATTGGCAAGGCGAGTTAAACCAGATTTAGCCCATAAGTTAAGCTTTGCTGATACAGCCAGTATACGTGAAGAAATTGCTCAGGTCGTCCCCCTATACGCTGGGATTCAACATTTACAGCAAGCAGGCGACCAATTTCAATACGGTGGTTCTCATCTGTGCTTTGGTTGGAACTTCTCCACAGCCGATGGCAAAGCCCATTTTACCGCCTTGACTCCTCCCCAAAAAGAACTACCCCCTGGTCATTTTTGGGTAGCGACTCGGCGGGGTAAACAATTTAACAGTATGGTGCAGGAAGCCAAAGATGCCATTACCGGGGCGTTACGTGAGGCTGTTTTAATGAATCCTCAAGATGCAGCCAGTTTGGGTTTGAAAGATGGTGATAAAGTAATTCTGAGGAATCACTTAGGAGAGTTAGCAGGGCGAGTCTACATTGCACCTATTCAGTCAGGTAACTTGCAAGTACATTGGCCCGAAGGAAATGTACTTTTAGACAAAACCAAGCGATCGCTTGAAGGTGTACCTGACTATAATGCGGTAGTGAGCCTGGAAAAACAAGCCTAA
- the fdhD gene encoding formate dehydrogenase accessory sulfurtransferase FdhD, whose protein sequence is MKPLTKSKIKTPVWVVEKGKKRLRQDHLTTEEPLEIRLVSPKRTIAVTMRTPGADFELAAGFLYSEGVISCKQDIQRISYCVDESIDGEQRYNIVNVELRSGLIADLQPLERHFYTNSACGVCGKTSIEALHLRNYPVISSQITVTPELIYSLPDQLRAAQSLFTTTGGLHAAAIFNSQGQLLKLQEDVGRHNALDKLIGTALLSEELPFNHHILMVSGRSSFEILQKSVAAGVPIVCSVSAPSSLAVSVAQEFGVTLIGFLRGERFNIYSGIERITVNY, encoded by the coding sequence ATGAAACCTCTAACAAAAAGCAAAATTAAAACCCCAGTTTGGGTAGTTGAGAAGGGAAAAAAGCGACTAAGACAAGACCATCTCACTACTGAAGAACCGTTAGAAATTCGCCTAGTATCCCCAAAGCGTACCATAGCTGTGACTATGCGTACCCCTGGCGCTGATTTTGAACTAGCAGCTGGCTTCCTTTATAGTGAAGGTGTGATTAGTTGTAAGCAAGATATTCAACGTATTAGCTACTGTGTAGACGAATCTATCGATGGTGAACAGCGCTACAACATAGTCAATGTAGAATTACGCTCAGGATTAATTGCAGACTTACAACCTTTAGAACGTCATTTTTACACTAATAGCGCTTGTGGAGTTTGTGGTAAAACCAGCATCGAAGCTTTGCACCTGCGGAATTATCCTGTCATTTCTTCACAAATAACGGTAACACCAGAATTAATATACAGCCTACCAGATCAACTCCGGGCTGCTCAAAGCTTATTCACAACTACAGGCGGTTTACACGCTGCGGCTATATTTAACTCCCAAGGGCAACTTTTAAAGTTGCAAGAAGATGTTGGTAGACATAATGCGTTAGATAAATTAATCGGTACGGCGTTGTTGAGTGAGGAGTTACCTTTCAACCATCATATCCTTATGGTTAGTGGACGCTCCAGTTTTGAAATTTTGCAGAAGTCCGTAGCTGCTGGCGTACCTATTGTTTGTTCCGTTTCTGCCCCTAGTAGTTTAGCAGTATCCGTCGCCCAAGAATTTGGTGTTACCTTAATTGGTTTTTTACGTGGGGAACGATTTAATATTTACTCTGGGATAGAAAGAATTACTGTTAACTATTGA
- a CDS encoding CCA tRNA nucleotidyltransferase — MSRSVPSSLSPENWPFSLEFLPQPAYMVGGAVRDALLGRSREYLDLDFVIPSKAVKVARAIAHHYKAGFVLLDPVRQIARVVFSHATADFAQQEGNSLETDLHRRDFTINAIAYNPHTQEIIDPLNGYADLQVGVLRMVAKANLEDDPLRLLRAYRQAAQLGFTIEPATQSTIRDLASHLTQVAAERVRAEIGYLLATPQGNAWIVKAFADGLLTQFFKHTTDESLRKLATVDEIAAMLAQHWPQLGIELRQHVRDTVKTTWLGIAKLACLVNPDPLVAEIELQQLTYSRAEIRAITTALKLFSQLKTANTLREQYFLFQEAGTIFAATTVLALVHDTLVEAIPGDNRLSVYSPLITRYLNPDDLVAHPTQLVSGKNLMIALNIPASPLVGELLTEIALARIEGKIATPEDAIAFARGLIAG; from the coding sequence ATGTCTCGATCTGTTCCTTCTAGCCTATCTCCCGAAAATTGGCCTTTTAGTCTGGAGTTTTTACCACAGCCAGCTTACATGGTTGGTGGTGCGGTGCGGGATGCGCTTTTGGGAAGAAGTCGTGAATATCTAGATTTAGATTTTGTGATACCATCCAAGGCGGTGAAGGTAGCTAGAGCGATCGCTCATCATTATAAAGCTGGTTTTGTTTTACTCGACCCTGTGCGGCAAATTGCCCGTGTCGTCTTTTCTCACGCTACAGCCGATTTTGCTCAACAAGAAGGTAACAGTTTAGAGACTGACCTGCATAGAAGGGATTTTACAATTAATGCGATCGCCTACAATCCCCACACCCAAGAAATCATCGACCCACTCAACGGTTACGCTGATTTACAGGTGGGTGTATTACGGATGGTAGCCAAAGCCAATTTAGAAGATGATCCTTTACGTTTATTACGCGCCTATCGCCAAGCGGCTCAACTAGGTTTTACTATCGAACCTGCAACTCAATCGACAATTCGAGATTTAGCATCACATTTAACTCAAGTAGCAGCCGAACGAGTCCGCGCAGAGATTGGCTATTTACTTGCAACTCCTCAAGGTAATGCTTGGATAGTCAAGGCGTTTGCAGATGGTTTATTGACACAGTTCTTCAAACACACCACAGATGAAAGCTTGCGTAAACTAGCCACCGTCGATGAAATAGCGGCTATGCTTGCACAACATTGGCCGCAATTAGGTATAGAACTACGACAGCACGTCCGTGATACAGTAAAAACCACTTGGTTGGGTATTGCCAAACTCGCTTGTCTTGTAAACCCAGATCCCCTAGTAGCAGAAATTGAGCTACAACAACTCACCTACAGCCGCGCCGAGATTCGCGCTATCACTACAGCCTTAAAACTATTTTCTCAGCTAAAAACAGCGAATACCTTGCGTGAACAATATTTCTTGTTCCAAGAAGCAGGTACGATATTTGCAGCTACTACTGTTTTAGCTTTAGTACACGATACTTTGGTAGAGGCGATACCCGGCGACAATCGGTTATCCGTTTACTCACCATTGATCACCCGCTACCTGAACCCCGATGATCTGGTCGCTCATCCCACTCAGCTAGTAAGTGGTAAAAATCTAATGATAGCACTCAATATTCCTGCCTCGCCACTTGTGGGTGAACTGCTGACGGAGATTGCTTTAGCCAGAATTGAGGGTAAAATCGCTACACCAGAGGATGCGATCGCCTTTGCTAGAGGGTTAATTGCTGGTTAA
- a CDS encoding type I restriction endonuclease has protein sequence MTQVTAITEAITSLSEAITRFDLVRIESEQFFPEWKSELPEITEAEKESLDVLRRRYLYHRGEGNLLEGTVMLLVVSPLLALSGFYDPPFRIKAESSVDLVLDDGEEILRGRIDVLILQNQLWVMVLESKKTTLSIWSAVPQALAYLMANPQPDKPVFGMVTNGDDALFIKVKSEAGRPQYDVSRVFALFTSATELYNILQILKRIGQTICDIS, from the coding sequence ATGACACAGGTAACAGCAATTACAGAAGCGATTACCAGTTTGAGTGAAGCTATAACCCGCTTTGATTTAGTTCGCATTGAGTCAGAGCAATTTTTTCCAGAGTGGAAGAGTGAATTACCCGAAATTACAGAAGCAGAAAAAGAGTCCTTGGATGTATTACGGCGTAGATATCTATACCACCGTGGCGAAGGTAATTTATTAGAAGGAACAGTTATGTTGCTGGTGGTGTCGCCGTTACTAGCACTATCTGGATTTTACGATCCCCCTTTCAGAATTAAAGCAGAATCATCTGTGGATTTAGTGCTGGATGATGGCGAGGAAATACTGCGTGGTCGGATTGATGTTTTGATACTACAAAATCAGTTGTGGGTAATGGTGTTAGAGTCCAAAAAAACTACCCTTTCAATTTGGTCGGCTGTACCGCAAGCCCTAGCGTATCTAATGGCTAACCCTCAACCTGATAAACCTGTTTTCGGGATGGTAACTAATGGGGACGACGCTTTATTTATCAAAGTAAAGTCCGAAGCAGGCAGACCACAATATGATGTGTCACGAGTTTTTGCCTTGTTTACATCTGCCACAGAACTCTACAATATTTTGCAGATTCTTAAACGTATTGGTCAGACCATCTGTGACATCTCATAG